In a genomic window of Sulfurimonas denitrificans DSM 1251:
- a CDS encoding HDOD domain-containing protein, whose translation MNNDILAQIDSLPPLPQTVIHIEEFKNKEDKNPADLAKILGKDPLILSTLLKVSNSAMFGFKKKIETPQMAVSLLGVNFTISLALGSAIKNLIETSLEPYGADSNKFLETASQAIIMASKWASEIDIELRDRLLLPTFLLETGKFIIARIIKEKGLSDEFYADVKDAVDIASVEKRYIGASTSMITAAIFEKWGLSEALVNDIRYVDEPSHPENKSLLVSQIVHTVNRVCNIVHPFKEESIKSAIEYATSLSLKPAELEQIIADIKEKQ comes from the coding sequence ATGAATAACGATATATTGGCTCAGATAGACTCACTTCCTCCTCTTCCACAAACGGTTATACATATAGAGGAGTTTAAAAACAAAGAGGACAAAAACCCAGCTGATTTGGCAAAAATCCTTGGTAAAGACCCTCTTATTCTCTCAACACTTCTAAAAGTTTCCAACTCTGCCATGTTTGGCTTTAAAAAAAAGATAGAGACACCTCAGATGGCGGTTAGCCTCTTGGGTGTAAACTTTACTATATCATTAGCTCTTGGTAGTGCTATTAAAAATCTTATAGAGACTTCACTAGAGCCTTATGGAGCTGATTCAAATAAGTTTTTGGAAACTGCATCTCAAGCTATTATAATGGCTTCAAAATGGGCTAGTGAGATAGATATTGAGCTAAGAGACAGATTGCTTTTACCTACATTTTTATTAGAGACTGGTAAGTTTATTATCGCTAGAATCATTAAAGAAAAAGGGCTAAGTGATGAGTTTTATGCTGATGTAAAAGATGCTGTAGATATCGCTAGTGTTGAGAAGAGATACATAGGTGCGTCCACATCTATGATTACTGCTGCAATATTTGAGAAATGGGGATTGTCTGAAGCGTTGGTAAATGATATTAGATATGTTGATGAACCATCACATCCTGAAAATAAAAGTCTGCTTGTATCACAAATTGTTCACACAGTAAACAGAGTTTGTAATATCGTCCATCCATTTAAAGAAGAGTCAATCAAGAGTGCAATAGAGTATGCAACATCTCTCTCACTAAAACCAGCTGAGTTAGAGCAAATTATTGCAGATATTAAAGAGAAGCAGTAG
- a CDS encoding hemolysin-type calcium-binding region, with protein MALEVNSKSIEYKDNKVIIKSMPKDGENLSVFIRPGDEVVFDIDGVTSDELDYALVGGDIVVEFPGLGALTFPSMGLMSFSSNPPQFNFSGKLFSVENLLSKIQEINELPITSVDASFKVRVSDTDEDKGLMHNKPDMASPAPIIIVPQSQVLPDSYNKKEDFTQTQQEVRKDYRSDSEAIAKSNTVPNSYTKPYASYAKPNDFDAYKPKEEMIPKPDVEMIPKPDVEMIPKPDYETMPKNDFTDYFPENNYTGYGDGNGDGVGPGEGIPSFGFKATAHQVRFSEVLNADNTPEILGGGGSVAGYKFDSVSDQYKPETIDISNRTENMVIRAENSDYFSNAPSAKTGVNVLTFKDLANGESVTIDGLTLTASGAISAAAVATGFASLAASSDGILNTVTNGAWSGTLSAGWSSAAAAGDKVTFTSTAANNNITTFVTSSLGSTPVDVVHSEPSTDVYLSRVLRFEPNMPEGFYVDSFSISGLPSGVKILDKDSNEISGSNISKENMIFKNALGEVIAYDSVDFLTNFKSAEFTIKYPNNISAPFNVSITANYKVDAAFADSVTESEQSFTNEYTFALKDITSADDYTYKKADFAGGKDEGFILSKEPNYNIIKDGSGDNIIYGGIVKDVVYDAAGDDTYYLSAGDDTLYGGSGTNRIYGDNDNGSAETKKYDGKDTVSYENVNSFGISEIELLSNEGAITAQESQKLGGSYDEDSDPSTSNPLNVDMLVSYKGVYVDLDGVHVDGLNIDVDGDGDIDADDKINAISKFANRDGRFTYDADGYAIGTSIGKTITFTSITSNAQVDDITVVASGVETVAAPTALGVVSIQGVDATTTESHEITFQDLIAGQSVTVDGLKLTATGAISAADVAAGFSSLDNSAATAGSAVTNGTWSGAKTTAWTSGGATGAVVTFTSQTATTAVDDIVTASAGVSGIDTPAIDVAITQGSSDIDTKQSEKATIVFKDLIAGQSLSVGGLTLSATGAISAASVAAGFASLSAGATAGNAVANGTWSGTLGSFSSSKQESGLDSIQATGYDIYKDIENITGSKYNDTIYGNLTKDNTLSGLGGSDTIDGRGGNNKLYGGDGGDTLISGSGKDYIDGGADTDTVSYVNMIEGVRVRLDRPNGEEYDYAHLNSDLVNEKDRILNVENITGSSYDDTIYGNANTNFIKGGAGDDRIFAGGGYDFIDGGAGSDWITYKPSDYDFNTTKPSFMETFQGITVDLNSSDFVMVKETATDNLIDLIKDIEKISATDGIDKIYGSNSADEEFWGWGGNDILYGRGGNDILHGGSGDDYIRPGRGVDKSYGDTGDNYLELYDDGVKDKAFQAIRLNSDGKVQHKLVAGDGSWIDGYNSIDGLEIAEGFSGIGLGNGTNDEIHGNELANIINGYGGDDDIYGYGGDDTIRGGSGKDKIYGGAGKDIIYGDQDDDTIDAGDGDDTVYGYGRYTTGQTNNDKIDGGDGFDTIDYSTTSDAITLNLGNVVGGYATVEFLSATGTAGIYNDLIKNFESVVGSRGNDTITANDSGMTLDGWSGVDKLYGGAGADTIIARNQATEILDGGGGSDTLKLAQNVDFRNQTISNFEILELGSYNSYFNLSQWSLNSFTKVVGGDNSRIYMYSTNTVTDDNFNFTNIDFSDFSGSLYVSGYNGNDTYNFTGSTLSANMNFYLDASSGTDTLIMGVNQTINMLDNYYNTFETFQIGTDSNLNIKAYNDNGRTFYAHNKDFSAVDGDVNLIGGSGNDTFYANYEALLAGKLNIDGGSGSDMVDVRTTQTNAALTFNDADIFNNIERLELDTISSTNSINIDARAMKQWIGSSSELTLDIANNTQGTKVTIDNTKGDDMTNFTIGQSYTITLDDNTSFAMHVV; from the coding sequence CGATACTGATGAAGATAAAGGATTGATGCACAATAAGCCAGACATGGCATCTCCAGCTCCAATCATCATAGTCCCACAATCTCAAGTTTTACCAGATTCCTACAATAAAAAAGAAGATTTTACTCAAACTCAACAAGAGGTTAGAAAAGATTATAGAAGCGATTCCGAAGCTATAGCAAAAAGCAACACTGTACCAAATTCCTACACAAAACCGTATGCAAGCTACGCAAAACCAAATGATTTTGATGCCTATAAACCTAAAGAGGAGATGATTCCAAAGCCAGATGTGGAGATGATTCCAAAGCCAGATGTGGAGATGATTCCAAAGCCAGATTATGAAACTATGCCAAAAAATGATTTCACTGACTATTTTCCAGAAAATAATTATACTGGTTATGGCGATGGCAACGGAGATGGCGTTGGACCTGGAGAAGGAATCCCAAGTTTTGGGTTTAAAGCAACTGCGCATCAAGTAAGGTTTAGTGAAGTCTTAAATGCAGATAACACACCTGAAATATTAGGTGGTGGCGGAAGCGTGGCTGGATATAAGTTTGACTCTGTTAGTGATCAGTACAAACCAGAGACCATAGACATAAGCAATAGAACTGAAAATATGGTTATAAGAGCTGAAAATAGCGACTACTTTAGTAATGCTCCTTCAGCTAAAACAGGAGTAAATGTTTTAACTTTTAAAGACCTAGCAAATGGAGAATCAGTCACTATAGATGGACTTACTCTAACTGCTAGTGGGGCTATTAGTGCAGCGGCTGTTGCCACAGGATTTGCAAGTTTAGCAGCAAGTTCAGATGGAATTTTAAATACAGTAACTAACGGTGCATGGAGCGGAACATTATCCGCTGGATGGAGTTCTGCTGCTGCAGCTGGAGATAAAGTCACTTTTACAAGTACAGCAGCAAATAATAATATAACTACTTTTGTAACCTCTTCATTAGGCTCAACACCAGTAGATGTCGTTCATTCAGAACCTTCTACAGATGTTTATTTATCAAGAGTTTTACGTTTTGAGCCTAATATGCCTGAGGGTTTTTATGTTGATAGCTTCTCTATCAGTGGTCTTCCTTCTGGGGTTAAGATTTTAGATAAAGATTCCAATGAAATATCTGGTTCTAATATTTCAAAAGAGAATATGATTTTTAAAAATGCACTAGGTGAAGTTATTGCATATGATAGCGTAGATTTTTTGACTAACTTTAAAAGTGCAGAATTTACTATAAAATATCCAAACAATATATCAGCTCCATTTAATGTCTCCATAACTGCTAACTACAAAGTAGATGCAGCTTTTGCTGATAGTGTAACAGAGAGTGAGCAGTCTTTCACGAATGAGTACACTTTTGCACTAAAAGATATAACTTCTGCTGATGATTATACATATAAAAAAGCTGATTTCGCAGGTGGCAAAGATGAGGGATTTATCTTATCAAAAGAACCAAACTACAACATTATAAAAGATGGTAGCGGAGATAACATCATATATGGCGGAATAGTAAAAGATGTTGTTTATGACGCTGCAGGAGATGATACTTACTACCTTAGTGCAGGCGATGATACTCTTTATGGTGGAAGCGGAACAAATCGTATATATGGCGATAATGATAATGGTAGTGCCGAGACTAAAAAATATGATGGTAAAGATACCGTCAGTTATGAAAATGTAAATAGTTTTGGGATTAGTGAAATTGAGCTTCTTAGCAATGAGGGGGCTATCACTGCACAAGAGAGTCAAAAATTAGGTGGCTCGTATGATGAAGACAGTGATCCAAGCACATCCAATCCGCTAAATGTAGATATGTTAGTCTCTTACAAAGGTGTGTATGTTGACTTAGATGGCGTACATGTAGATGGTTTAAATATTGATGTTGATGGTGATGGTGATATAGATGCAGATGATAAAATAAATGCAATTTCAAAATTTGCCAACAGAGATGGGAGATTTACTTATGATGCTGATGGCTATGCAATTGGTACCTCTATAGGTAAAACAATAACTTTTACAAGCATAACGTCAAATGCGCAAGTTGATGATATTACTGTTGTAGCCTCAGGAGTAGAAACAGTTGCAGCACCTACAGCACTTGGTGTAGTATCTATTCAAGGAGTTGATGCAACTACAACAGAGAGTCATGAGATTACATTTCAAGATTTAATCGCTGGACAGTCTGTAACTGTAGATGGACTAAAACTAACTGCTACTGGAGCGATTTCTGCAGCTGATGTTGCTGCTGGTTTTTCCTCTCTTGATAATAGTGCTGCAACAGCTGGTTCTGCTGTAACTAACGGTACATGGAGTGGTGCAAAAACTACAGCATGGACTTCAGGCGGAGCCACTGGTGCTGTTGTGACTTTTACAAGCCAAACTGCGACAACAGCTGTTGATGACATAGTTACCGCATCAGCTGGTGTTAGTGGTATTGACACTCCAGCTATTGATGTTGCTATCACTCAAGGAAGTAGCGATATTGACACAAAACAGAGTGAAAAAGCAACTATTGTTTTTAAAGATTTGATAGCTGGACAATCACTTAGTGTTGGAGGATTAACACTAAGCGCAACGGGAGCCATTAGTGCGGCTAGTGTTGCGGCAGGCTTTGCTTCTTTAAGCGCTGGTGCAACTGCTGGTAACGCTGTGGCAAATGGTACTTGGAGTGGAACCCTTGGCTCTTTTTCATCATCAAAGCAGGAGAGTGGACTAGATAGCATTCAAGCAACTGGATATGATATTTATAAAGATATTGAAAATATTACGGGAAGTAAATACAACGATACTATTTATGGAAATTTAACTAAAGATAATACTCTTAGTGGACTTGGCGGAAGTGATACTATAGATGGCAGAGGTGGAAACAATAAACTCTATGGCGGAGATGGAGGCGATACTCTTATCTCTGGAAGCGGCAAAGATTATATAGATGGAGGAGCTGACACTGACACTGTAAGTTATGTAAATATGATTGAGGGTGTGAGAGTAAGACTTGATAGACCAAATGGTGAAGAGTATGATTATGCGCATCTCAATAGTGACCTTGTTAACGAAAAAGACAGGATTCTTAATGTAGAAAATATTACAGGTTCTTCATATGATGATACTATTTATGGGAATGCAAATACAAACTTTATCAAAGGTGGCGCTGGAGATGACCGCATCTTTGCTGGTGGAGGTTATGACTTCATAGATGGTGGAGCTGGAAGCGACTGGATAACATATAAACCTTCAGATTATGATTTCAATACTACTAAGCCTAGTTTTATGGAGACATTTCAAGGTATTACAGTTGATTTAAATAGTAGTGATTTTGTTATGGTAAAAGAGACAGCTACTGACAACTTGATAGATTTGATAAAAGATATAGAAAAAATTAGTGCAACTGATGGTATAGATAAAATATATGGTTCAAACAGTGCTGATGAAGAGTTTTGGGGATGGGGTGGAAATGATATACTTTATGGAAGAGGCGGAAATGACATACTTCATGGTGGAAGCGGAGATGATTACATCAGACCTGGACGTGGAGTTGATAAGAGTTATGGAGATACTGGAGATAACTATCTAGAGTTATATGATGATGGAGTAAAAGATAAAGCGTTTCAAGCTATTAGGCTTAACTCAGATGGTAAAGTTCAGCATAAACTTGTAGCTGGTGATGGCAGTTGGATTGATGGGTACAATTCTATTGATGGACTCGAAATTGCAGAAGGATTTAGCGGTATCGGTTTGGGCAATGGTACTAATGATGAGATACATGGAAATGAACTTGCTAATATCATTAATGGTTATGGCGGAGATGATGATATTTATGGTTATGGCGGAGATGATACCATTAGAGGTGGTTCTGGTAAAGATAAGATTTACGGTGGAGCTGGTAAAGACATAATATATGGTGATCAAGATGATGACACCATAGACGCAGGGGATGGAGATGACACTGTTTATGGTTATGGCAGATATACCACAGGTCAAACAAATAATGACAAAATAGATGGTGGAGATGGATTTGATACAATCGACTATAGCACAACTTCTGATGCGATAACGCTTAATTTAGGAAATGTTGTAGGTGGTTATGCAACAGTAGAGTTTCTATCAGCCACTGGAACAGCTGGAATATATAATGACTTAATCAAAAATTTTGAGTCAGTTGTCGGCTCAAGAGGAAATGATACTATAACTGCGAACGATAGTGGTATGACGCTAGATGGCTGGAGTGGAGTAGATAAGCTTTATGGTGGAGCTGGAGCTGATACTATCATAGCTAGAAATCAAGCAACTGAAATTTTAGATGGAGGAGGGGGTAGCGATACTCTTAAACTTGCGCAAAATGTTGATTTTAGAAATCAAACTATTAGTAATTTTGAGATATTGGAACTTGGAAGTTATAACTCTTACTTTAATCTATCTCAATGGAGTTTGAATAGCTTTACAAAAGTAGTCGGTGGAGATAATAGTAGAATCTACATGTATTCAACAAATACAGTTACTGATGATAATTTTAATTTTACTAACATTGACTTCAGTGATTTTAGTGGTAGCTTATATGTTTCTGGATACAACGGAAATGATACATATAATTTTACAGGTTCTACACTAAGTGCAAATATGAACTTCTACTTAGATGCTAGTAGTGGAACAGACACCCTGATAATGGGTGTAAATCAAACCATAAATATGCTAGACAACTACTACAACACATTTGAGACGTTTCAAATAGGTACAGATTCAAATTTAAACATTAAGGCTTATAACGATAATGGAAGAACTTTTTATGCTCACAACAAAGATTTTAGTGCTGTAGATGGTGATGTAAACCTTATTGGTGGAAGCGGAAATGATACTTTTTATGCAAATTATGAAGCACTTTTAGCTGGAAAACTAAATATTGATGGGGGAAGCGGCAGTGATATGGTTGATGTTAGAACAACTCAAACCAATGCAGCTTTGACATTTAATGATGCAGATATATTTAATAATATTGAAAGATTAGAACTTGACACAATTTCTAGTACAAATAGTATAAATATAGATGCAAGAGCTATGAAACAATGGATTGGCAGTTCAAGTGAACTCACACTTGATATAGCAAATAATACACAAGGTACTAAAGTCACTATTGACAATACCAAAGGTGATGATATGACAAACTTTACAATAGGACAAAGCTACACTATCACATTGGATGATAATACAAGTTTTGCTATGCATGTAGTTTAA
- a CDS encoding tetratricopeptide repeat protein has translation MKKALPFLTLFFFAFTQLFADINSTKTFDKYLREAKDGNSSAMFNVGLSYFNGVGVEKNHNKAFEWYNRASDKGNLEALNNLGTMYDNGDATLQNSSLAQKYYEMAANAGLATAQLNLGLFFEKNPTSENMKKAASWYEKAALQGNSIAQNNLAKLYYFGNGIGYNLERAFYWFQEAAWQDDPIAQYNLSMMYYKAEHTPYDASKTLFWLERSAKNGSQHAQTKLGDFYTEGLIVKKNLEIAFEWYMRAALKNYQKALYQVGVFYFYGHGVNKNSIKAKEWLEKASESGYEDATLFMQRNKLR, from the coding sequence ATGAAAAAAGCACTACCTTTTTTAACGCTCTTTTTTTTTGCATTCACACAACTATTTGCAGATATAAACTCAACCAAGACATTTGATAAATACCTAAGAGAAGCAAAGGATGGAAACTCTTCTGCCATGTTTAATGTAGGTCTTAGCTACTTTAACGGAGTTGGTGTCGAAAAGAACCATAATAAGGCTTTTGAGTGGTATAACAGAGCTTCAGATAAAGGAAATTTAGAGGCACTAAACAACCTTGGTACAATGTATGACAATGGAGATGCAACTCTTCAAAACAGCTCTTTGGCACAAAAATATTATGAGATGGCAGCTAATGCTGGACTTGCTACTGCACAGCTAAATTTAGGTCTATTTTTTGAGAAAAACCCAACTAGTGAAAATATGAAAAAAGCAGCCTCTTGGTATGAAAAAGCAGCGCTACAAGGAAATAGTATCGCACAAAACAATCTTGCTAAATTATATTACTTTGGCAATGGTATCGGTTACAACTTGGAGAGAGCTTTTTACTGGTTTCAAGAAGCAGCATGGCAAGATGACCCAATAGCACAGTACAATCTCTCCATGATGTACTATAAAGCAGAACACACGCCTTATGACGCTTCTAAAACACTATTTTGGCTTGAGCGATCAGCTAAAAATGGAAGCCAACATGCACAGACAAAGCTGGGTGATTTCTATACAGAGGGGTTGATTGTAAAAAAAAATTTAGAAATTGCTTTTGAGTGGTACATGAGAGCAGCTCTTAAAAATTATCAAAAAGCGCTCTATCAAGTTGGGGTATTTTACTTTTATGGACATGGAGTAAATAAAAATTCCATAAAAGCAAAAGAGTGGCTGGAAAAAGCCTCAGAATCAGGCTATGAAGATGCCACTTTATTTATGCAGAGGAACAAGCTTAGATAA